Proteins encoded by one window of Cucurbita pepo subsp. pepo cultivar mu-cu-16 chromosome LG14, ASM280686v2, whole genome shotgun sequence:
- the LOC111809792 gene encoding F-box protein At5g51380-like translates to MGFHHQRAQSVLLESERRTSISSVPTSQTNPNSPVKKKRNPRWSDVWLKNTKSLEHVIVAMQLQSLSKNPHIPTPNSKTKPLIANFCKIDRTLLLSDEILLGILSKLPDSQRNSNFLVCKRWLNLQGRLVRSLRVMDLNFLLSGRLILRFPNLNRVDLVSGSLLSSRNSGILLSNRIVSIHVDSWFLPIPGVGEENILDNMVIDRGLKTLACACPNLRKLAFIGGSELGLLSVAEECETLQELELHKCSDNLLRGIAACENLQILKLFGNVDGLYSSVVTDIGLTILAQGCKRLVKLELNGCEGSFDSIKAIGQCCQMLEELTLCDHRMDDGWLAGLSYCENLKTLRIMSCRKIDPNPGPDEYLSPCLALERLYLQNCQLGDKKSGRALFITCGAAREIFISDCWGLVDDIFSFASHCWRVKFLSLEGCSQLTTEGLESVILEWKELQSLRVVSCKNIKESSISPALSTLFSTFKDLIWRPDNKSLLPSSLIGGTHMGKKGGRFFKKTWDMKVLPGVHNHASARQT, encoded by the exons ATGGGATTTCATCATCAACGAGCTCAATCGGTGTTACTTGAATCTGAAAGACGGACCTCCATTTCCTCTGTTCCAACTTCTCAAACGAACCCTAACTCTccggtgaagaagaagaggaatccACGATGGTCTGATGTGTGGCTGAAGAATACGAAGTCTCTCGAGCATGTTATTGTTGCTATGCAACTCCAATCCTTGTCTAAAAACCCTCACATTCCTACCCCTAACTCCAAAACCAAACCTCTTATCGCTAATTTCTGCAAGATCGACCGTACGCTGCTTCTCTCTGATGAGATTCTTCTCGGGATTCTCTCGAAGCTACCGGATTCTCAGCGGAACTCCAACTTCCTGGTCTGCAAACGGTGGCTGAATCTACAGGGCCGTCTTGTACGGTCGCTTAGAGTCAtggatttgaattttctcttatCAGGTAGGTTGATTTTGAGGTTTCCGAATCTTAACCGCGTGGATTTAGTCTCTGGATCTTTGTTATCCTCCAGAAATTCTGGTATCTTGTTGAGTAATAGGATTGTTTCTATACACGTTGATTCCTGGTTTTTGCCTATTCCGGGTGTTGGTGAGGAGAACATCCTTGACAACATGGTGATTGATAGAGGGCTGAAGACATTGGCCTGTGCCTGTCCAAATTTGCGCAAATTAGCGTTTATTGGTGGGAGTGAGTTGGGATTGTTGAGTGTGGCTGAAGAATGTGAAACTTTGCAAGAACTTGAACTGCACAAGTGTAGTGATAATCTGCTGAGAGGAATTGCAGCTTGTGAGAATTTGCAAATACTGAAGCTATTTGGAAATGTTGATGGTCTTTATAGCTCAGTAGTCACTGATATTGGGTTGACTATTTTGGCTCAAGGTTGTAAACGACTGGTGAAGCTTGAGCTTAATGGTTGTGAGGGAAGTTTTGATAGCATTAAGGCTATTGGACAGTGCTGCCAAATGTTGGAGGAGCTGACACTCTGTGATCACAGGATGGACGATGGATGGTTGGCTGGGCTGTCGTATTGTGAGAATTTAAAGACTCTGAGAATCATGTCATGTAGGAAGATCGATCCGAATCCCGGACCCGACGAATATTTGAGTCCCTGCCTTGCTCTTGAGCGGTTGTATTTGCAGAATTGTCAACTAGGAGATAAAAAGAGTGGTAGAGCATTGTTTATTACCTGTGGGGCTGCGAGGGAGATTTTCATCAGTGATTGCTGGGGATTGGTTGATGATATATTTAGCTTTGCAAGTCACTGCTG GAGGGTGAAGTTCCTTTCTCTCGAAGGATGTTCACAGCTAACAACAGAAGGTCTGGAGTCTGTAATTCTTGAATGGAAGGAGCTTCAAAGTCTTCGAGTTGTATCGTGTAAGAACATAAAAGAGAGCAGCATTTCTCCTGCGCTCTCTACCCTGTTTTCAACATTCAAGGATTTGATATGGAGGCCAGATAACAAATCCCTTCTGCCTTCAAGCCTCATTGGCGGCACCCACATGGGAAAGAAAGGTGGTAGGTTTTTCAAAAAGACATGGGACATGAAAGTTCTACCCGGTGTTCATAATCACGCAAGTGCACGACAGACATGA
- the LOC111809624 gene encoding NADPH-dependent aldo-keto reductase, chloroplastic, whose protein sequence is MENQVRLNCGVNLPIFGFGTFSYQAHSKAIESAVHMAIKMGHRHFDTATIYGSEGAVGKAICDEILSQDVGREDIFITTKVWGNDHHDPVSALKQSLRNMGLEYIDMYLVHWPLKLKPWACYPVPKESDFEEALDLESTWKGMEKCQELGLCRCIGVSNFSTKKLESLLEFASIPPAVNQVEMHPMWRQRKLREFCGEHKIHVSAYSPLGGPGNAWGSTAVIESPLIKSIALKHNATPAQVALQWGLSKGSSVIVKSFNEHRMKENFGALDLKLDDQDCLEIEKLEERKIMRGEYFVNDTTSPFKIIQDLWDGEI, encoded by the exons ATGGAAAATCAAGTGAGATTGAATTGTGGTGTAAATCTTCCCATTTTTGGTTTTGGCACTTTTTCTTATCAAGCTCACTCAAAAGCCATAGAATCAGCTGTTCATATGGCCATCAAA aTGGGTCATAGGCATTTTGATACAGCAACTATCTATGGATCTGAGGGGGCTGTTGGCAAAGCCATTTGTGATGAAATTTTGAGCCAAGATGTGGGGAGAGAAGACATTTTTATCACTACAAAAGTATGGGGAAATGACCATCATGATCCTGTTTCAGCATTAAAACAGTCACTAAG GAACATGGGATTGGAGTATATTGATATGTATTTGGTGCATTGGCCATTGAAgctgaagccttgggcatgtTATCCAGTTCCCAAGGAAAGTGATTTTGAGGAAGCATTGGATCTCGAAAGCACTTGGAAGGGAATGGAAAAGTGCCAAGAATTGGGTCTGTGTAGGTGCATTGGTGTGAGCAATTTCTCCACCAAAAAACTTGAATCCCTTTTAGAATTTGCTTCCATTCCTCCAGCTGTTAACcag GTAGAGATGCATCCAATGTGGAGACAAAGAAAGCTAAGAGAGTTTTGTGGAGAGCATAAGATCCACGTGAGTGCATATTCTCCATTGGGTGGACCAGGGAATGCATGGGGATCAACGGCTGTGATTGAAAGTCCACTCATCAAATCAATCGCTCTCAAACACAATGCAACTCCAGCTCAG GTTGCTCTGCAGTGGGGCCTATCGAAAGGATCGAGTGTGATAGTGAAGAGCTTTAACGAACACCGTATGAAAGAAAACTTTGGAGCCCTTGATTTAAAATTGGACGATCAAGATTGCttggaaattgaaaaattagaagaaagaaagattatGAGGGGTGAATATTTTGTAAACGACACAACAAGtccattcaaaattattcaagATTTGTGGGACGGAGAAATTTaa
- the LOC111809628 gene encoding F-box protein At5g07670-like has translation MRLHSMSSDSPISSPDSQPESPVSDLIDLTLLLSDELLLRVLSKFPDCERNLNFLVCKRWLNLQGRLVRSLRVTDFDFLLSGRLVLRFPNLNQVDLVSGCWVSSRNSSILMSHGVLSMHIDPWLLLYSNVGEKIVLESVLIDRGLKVLANGCPNLRKLSLVGGSEFGLLNVAKECELLQELELHKCSDCMLQGIAAFENLQILKLVGNVDGFFSSAVTDIGLTIVARGCRRLVKLEVSGCEGSFDGIKAIGQCCPMLEELTLCDHRMDDGWLAGLQYCENLKTLKIISCKRIDANPGPDEYLSSCPALERLHLQNSQLRDSVSVRALFMTCGAAREIFIRDCWGLDDDMFGFANNCWRVKMLLLEGCSVLTTEGLESVVLQWKELQSLEVESCKNIKDSCISPALSEVFSVLKNLKWRPDTKSLLSSSLVETCMGKKGGRFF, from the exons ATGCGACTCCATTCTATGTCCAGTGATTCTCCCATTTCTTCCCCCGACTCCCAACCCGAATCCCCCGTTTCTGATTTGATTGATCTCACCTTGCTGCTTTCCGACGAGCTTCTTCTTCGTGTTCTCTCCAAATTTCCCGATTGCGAGCGAAACTTGAATTTCCTTGTCTGCAAGCGTTGGCTTAACCTGCAGGGTCGTCTCGTACGGTCTCTAAGGGTTACGGATTTCGATTTTCTTCTGTCGGGTAGGTTGGTTTTGAGGTTTCCTAATCTTAATCAAGTGGATTTGGTTTCTGGGTGTTGGGTTTCGTCTAGGAATTCGAGTATTTTAATGAGCCATGGGGTTCTTTCCATGCATATTGATCCTTGGTTGTTGCTTTATTCGAATGTCGGTGAGAAGATTGTATTGGAAAGTGTTTTGATTGATAGAGGGCTGAAGGTTTTGGCGAATGGCTGCCCGAACTTGAGGAAATTGAGTCTTGTTGGTGGTAGTGAATTTGGGTTGTTGAATGTGGCTAAGGAATGTGAGCTCTTGCAAGAACTTGAGCTGCACAAGTGCAGTGATTGCATGCTCCAAGGAATTGCTGCGTTTGAGAATCTTCAAATATTGAAGCTAGTTGGGAATGTTGATGGGTTCTTTAGTTCGGCGGTGACAGATATTGGGCTGACTATTGTCGCTCGAGGCTGTCGACGATTGGTGAAGCTCGAGGTTAGTGGGTGTGAGGGGAGCTTTGATGGGATTAAGGCGATTGGGCAGTGCTGCCCAATGTTGGAGGAGTTGACACTCTGTGATCATAGGATGGATGATGGATGGTTGGCTGGGCTTCAATATTGTGAGAATTTGAAGACTTTGAAGATCATATCATGCAAGAGGATTGATGCTAATCCTGGTCCAGATGAGTATTTGAGCTCCTGTCCTGCTCTTGAGAGGCTCCATTTGCAGAATTCTCAATTGCGGGATTCAGTTAGTGTAAGGGCTTTGTTTATGACATGTGGGGCTGCGAGGGAGATTTTCATCCGGGACTGCTGGGGATTGGACGATGACATGTTCGGCTTTGCGAATAACTGCTG GAGGGTGAAGATGCTTTTGCTTGAAGGATGTTCGGTGTTAACAACAGAAGGCTTGGAGTCGGTAGTTCTTCAGTGGAAGGAGCTTCAAAGCCTGGAAGTGGAGTCATGTAAGAACATAAAAGATAGCTGCATTTCTCCTGCTCTTTCTGAAGTCTTCTCTGTTCTTAAGAATTTGAAATGGAGGCCTGATACCAAATCACTTCTATCATCGAGTCTGGTCGAGACTTGTATGGGAAAGAAAGGTGGGAGGTTTTTCTAG